A genomic segment from Limosilactobacillus sp. encodes:
- the smpB gene encoding SsrA-binding protein SmpB has product MAKKSQQKNNDNLIAQNKKARHDYFVTDTYEAGLVLTGTEIKSVRAHRVNLKDGFAQVRNGEAWLMNVHISEYDNGTYFNQDPLRNRKLLLHKKEIHKLTGELQNKGVTLVPLKMYIKHGYAKVLLGVAKGKHQYDKREDIKRREQNREIERVMKHY; this is encoded by the coding sequence ATGGCAAAGAAATCCCAACAAAAGAACAACGATAATTTAATTGCCCAAAATAAAAAGGCCCGCCACGATTACTTCGTGACGGACACCTACGAGGCGGGACTGGTGCTGACCGGGACCGAGATCAAGTCGGTCCGGGCGCACCGGGTCAACCTCAAGGATGGTTTTGCTCAGGTCAGGAATGGCGAGGCCTGGCTGATGAACGTTCACATCAGCGAGTACGACAACGGGACCTACTTCAACCAGGACCCGTTGCGCAATCGCAAGCTGCTCCTGCACAAAAAGGAGATTCACAAGCTGACCGGTGAGCTGCAGAACAAGGGGGTTACCCTGGTTCCGCTGAAGATGTACATCAAGCACGGCTACGCCAAAGTCCTACTGGGGGTTGCCAAGGGGAAGCACCAGTACGACAAGCGCGAGGACATCAAGCGCCGCGAGCAGAACCGTGAGATCGAACGGGTAATGAAACATTATTAA
- a CDS encoding LURP-one-related/scramblase family protein, protein MRKLYLRDHATDLHGTTVIRDHQGRSCYLLVGKWGMRLDVLSLYAINGELLAEVKQQSLGLLPKFSLYVNREKVGTVGKSLGFVRQVIYIRGLNWIIVGSPLAGRYRVFQGGHKVFSIQPVELTSNYYHELTIEHQEEEPLAILVASVLDHWARRGQREPGRLRFRNPQTCGDLGMGITLRRSHSDVLY, encoded by the coding sequence ATGCGCAAACTTTATCTTCGTGATCACGCCACGGATCTCCACGGCACGACCGTCATCCGCGACCACCAGGGACGGTCGTGCTACCTGCTGGTTGGTAAGTGGGGGATGCGCCTCGACGTCCTCTCCCTTTATGCCATTAACGGAGAATTGCTCGCCGAGGTCAAGCAGCAGTCGCTCGGTCTCCTTCCCAAGTTCTCCCTCTACGTTAACCGGGAAAAGGTCGGTACCGTCGGCAAGTCCCTCGGCTTTGTTCGCCAGGTGATCTACATTCGGGGCCTCAATTGGATCATCGTTGGCTCGCCACTCGCCGGTCGCTACCGGGTCTTCCAGGGGGGTCACAAGGTCTTCTCCATCCAACCCGTCGAACTAACCTCTAATTACTACCATGAGCTAACGATTGAGCACCAGGAGGAGGAGCCGCTGGCGATCCTCGTCGCCAGCGTTCTCGACCACTGGGCCCGCCGTGGGCAGCGTGAACCCGGTCGGCTCCGTTTCCGCAACCCGCAAACGTGCGGTGATCTCGGCATGGGTATCACCCTGCGGCGAAGCCATTCGGACGTTTTATATTAA
- a CDS encoding uracil-DNA glycosylase, with protein sequence MKQLIHNDWWGVLEPQFESAYYAQLRQFLKEEYSHYTVYPEMHHIFEAFEWTPFHKVKVVILGQDPYHGPHQAHGCSFSVLPGVPVPPSLQNIYKELQSDVGCTPVNHGYLKKWADQGVLLLNSVLTVRDGQAFSHKGHGWEQLTDAAIHALSERPKPVIFILWGRAARDKKKLINLNTNIVLESAHPSPLSANRGFFGSRPFSKTNEALQAMGEKPIDWQLPAQPVVDERVAN encoded by the coding sequence ATGAAACAACTAATTCATAATGACTGGTGGGGTGTTCTAGAACCACAGTTTGAGAGTGCATATTATGCGCAGCTACGCCAGTTCCTGAAGGAAGAATATTCGCATTACACGGTTTATCCGGAGATGCACCACATCTTTGAGGCCTTCGAGTGGACGCCGTTTCATAAGGTTAAGGTCGTTATTCTCGGCCAAGATCCTTATCATGGTCCCCACCAGGCCCACGGCTGCAGCTTTTCAGTGCTGCCCGGGGTACCGGTGCCGCCGTCTTTGCAGAATATTTATAAGGAATTGCAGAGCGATGTTGGCTGCACGCCCGTTAACCACGGCTACCTGAAGAAGTGGGCTGACCAGGGAGTGCTGCTTTTGAACTCGGTTCTGACGGTCCGCGATGGCCAGGCCTTTTCCCATAAGGGTCACGGTTGGGAGCAGCTGACGGATGCGGCGATCCATGCCTTGTCCGAGCGCCCTAAGCCGGTGATCTTCATCCTGTGGGGACGGGCCGCGCGGGACAAGAAGAAGCTGATCAACCTGAACACCAACATTGTTCTCGAATCGGCACACCCGAGTCCGCTCTCGGCTAACCGGGGATTCTTTGGCTCCCGGCCATTTTCCAAGACCAACGAAGCACTTCAGGCAATGGGAGAAAAGCCAATTGATTGGCAACTACCGGCCCAGCCAGTTGTTGACGAGCGAGTAGCAAACTAG
- the pta gene encoding phosphate acetyltransferase, producing the protein MELFDEIAAKVKGQNKTIVFPEGEDKRVLGAAIRLQNDGLVKPILLGTRADIEKTASDNGFDISGLEIIDPAEYPEADKKAMFDSLLERRKGKNTPEQVTEMLKDVSYFGTMLVYMGKADGMVSGAVHSTGSTVRPALQIVKTKPGARRISGAFLMLKGDQRYVFADCAINIELDAPTMAEVAVQSAETAKLFGIDPKVALLSFSTKGSAKGDMVTKVADATAKVHEMAPDLPADGELQFDAAFVPEVGALKAPGSKVAGHANVFIFPSLEAGNIGYKIAQRFGGFTAVGPILQGLNAPIADLSRGCNEDDVYKVAMITAAQTL; encoded by the coding sequence ATGGAATTATTTGATGAAATTGCGGCAAAGGTCAAGGGACAAAACAAGACGATTGTGTTCCCAGAAGGTGAAGATAAGCGGGTTCTGGGCGCTGCCATCCGCCTGCAAAACGACGGCCTGGTAAAGCCAATCCTGCTGGGTACCCGTGCTGACATTGAAAAGACCGCTAGCGACAACGGCTTTGACATCAGTGGCCTGGAAATCATCGACCCAGCCGAATACCCAGAGGCTGACAAGAAGGCCATGTTTGATTCCCTCCTGGAACGGCGGAAGGGCAAGAACACGCCGGAACAGGTTACGGAAATGCTCAAGGACGTCTCCTACTTCGGGACGATGCTGGTCTACATGGGCAAGGCCGACGGAATGGTTTCCGGTGCCGTTCACTCCACTGGTTCAACCGTTCGTCCGGCACTCCAGATCGTTAAGACCAAGCCAGGTGCACGGCGGATCAGCGGGGCCTTCCTGATGCTCAAGGGCGACCAGCGCTACGTCTTCGCTGACTGTGCAATTAACATCGAATTGGACGCACCAACGATGGCCGAGGTGGCCGTTCAGAGTGCCGAAACCGCAAAGCTCTTCGGCATTGATCCAAAGGTTGCCCTGCTGAGCTTCTCTACCAAGGGCTCTGCTAAGGGTGACATGGTTACCAAGGTTGCCGACGCCACTGCTAAGGTGCACGAAATGGCTCCTGACCTGCCAGCCGATGGTGAGCTGCAGTTTGATGCCGCCTTTGTTCCAGAGGTTGGTGCACTGAAGGCTCCGGGCTCCAAGGTTGCCGGTCACGCCAACGTCTTCATCTTCCCAAGCCTGGAAGCAGGGAACATTGGCTACAAGATTGCTCAACGGTTTGGTGGCTTCACCGCCGTTGGTCCAATCTTGCAGGGCCTGAACGCTCCAATTGCCGACCTGTCACGGGGTTGCAATGAGGACGACGTTTACAAGGTTGCCATGATCACGGCTGCCCAAACACTGTAA
- the tsaE gene encoding tRNA (adenosine(37)-N6)-threonylcarbamoyltransferase complex ATPase subunit type 1 TsaE, with product MQKLTLTSRDETIALGEKIGRLLKAGDVLVLDGDLGAGKTTFTKGLAKGLDIPDLIKSPTFTIIREYQDGRLPLYHMDAYRLENGGAEDLGLEEYFDSDGVSVVEWAQFVEDELPADFLAIHFKRTDDENTRVLEFEPHGEHFTALVAQVAN from the coding sequence ATGCAAAAATTAACCTTAACCAGCCGGGACGAGACGATCGCCCTGGGTGAAAAGATTGGCCGCCTGCTCAAGGCTGGCGACGTCCTGGTCCTGGATGGTGATCTGGGTGCCGGCAAGACGACCTTTACCAAGGGCCTGGCGAAGGGACTGGACATTCCCGACCTGATCAAGAGCCCGACCTTCACGATCATTCGGGAGTATCAGGATGGCCGCCTGCCGCTCTACCACATGGATGCCTACCGGCTGGAAAACGGTGGGGCCGAGGACCTGGGGCTAGAAGAATACTTTGACAGCGACGGGGTTAGCGTCGTCGAGTGGGCCCAGTTCGTGGAAGACGAGCTGCCGGCCGATTTCTTGGCCATCCACTTCAAGCGGACGGACGACGAAAACACCCGGGTGCTGGAATTTGAACCGCATGGTGAACACTTCACTGCCCTGGTCGCTCAGGTGGCGAACTGA
- a CDS encoding GNAT family N-acetyltransferase, translated as MADEVEIKLATGDDAPQVLKFLRQAATESDAVTVPHLAQVTVDQEKQNIDLINQFDDCVIMLAMLGEEILGIVTVMVLESQPTAGELGVVVAKKYWRNGIGRLLVEEAEYWFDNYSSLESLVLTVFTTNTPAIKLYQGCHFVQTGTTTEEGRPALVMEYRPAE; from the coding sequence ATGGCAGATGAGGTAGAAATCAAGCTGGCAACGGGTGATGACGCGCCCCAGGTACTAAAGTTTTTGCGGCAAGCGGCGACCGAGAGTGACGCCGTGACGGTGCCCCATCTTGCCCAAGTCACCGTTGACCAGGAAAAGCAAAACATCGACCTGATCAACCAGTTCGACGACTGCGTGATCATGCTCGCGATGCTGGGCGAGGAGATCCTGGGGATTGTCACGGTGATGGTGCTGGAGTCCCAACCCACGGCGGGGGAGCTCGGCGTGGTGGTTGCCAAAAAGTATTGGCGCAACGGAATCGGTCGGCTCCTGGTCGAGGAGGCCGAATACTGGTTTGACAATTACAGCAGCCTTGAGTCGCTGGTGCTGACGGTTTTCACTACCAACACGCCGGCAATTAAGCTTTACCAGGGCTGTCACTTTGTCCAGACCGGCACGACGACTGAGGAGGGCCGCCCAGCCCTAGTGATGGAATATCGGCCAGCTGAATAG
- a CDS encoding 3'-5' exonuclease, producing the protein MNFIAMDFETASGKRYSACSLALTIVRDSQIADEFYTLINPHTDFFWRNVQIHGIHERDVQDAPDFPAVWEHIKSFYTPDKLVIAHNNRFDNNVLKSTLEHYGIEPPAYQTLDTVRSSRQLIPGLANYKLNTVCDALNIDLHHHHNALDDAQACANILLYQDQHFGDQKIKPFIKMFG; encoded by the coding sequence ATGAACTTCATCGCGATGGATTTTGAAACCGCCAGCGGCAAGCGTTACAGTGCCTGCTCACTGGCCCTGACGATCGTCCGCGATAGCCAAATTGCCGACGAGTTCTACACCCTGATCAACCCCCACACCGACTTCTTCTGGCGTAACGTCCAGATCCACGGAATTCACGAAAGAGACGTCCAGGATGCGCCTGATTTCCCGGCCGTCTGGGAACACATCAAATCCTTCTACACGCCCGACAAGCTAGTAATTGCCCACAACAACCGCTTCGACAACAATGTCTTAAAGAGCACCCTGGAGCACTACGGGATCGAGCCACCGGCCTACCAGACCCTGGACACGGTCCGCTCCAGCCGGCAGCTGATTCCCGGCCTTGCCAACTACAAGCTCAACACGGTTTGCGACGCCCTCAACATTGACCTTCATCACCACCACAACGCCCTTGACGATGCCCAAGCCTGCGCCAACATTCTACTCTACCAGGACCAGCATTTCGGCGACCAAAAAATCAAGCCTTTCATCAAGATGTTTGGCTAA
- the murB gene encoding UDP-N-acetylmuramate dehydrogenase has translation MANLMNEFPEIDIKQDEPLMNYTYTRTGGPADWLAFPESVDQVKQLVDYVREHQMPLTVLGNASNLIVRDGGIDGLTIILTRLNKITVKDNQVTAQAGASYIDTTIAARDHSLTGLEFAAGIPGSIGGAVFMNAGAYGGETQFVVTDATVMLPDGTIKHYDNQGLDFGYRHSSVQDNHGVVLDATFTLKPGNYDEIKAKMDDLNERRAAKQPLDLPSCGSVFKRPKGYFAGKLIHDAGLQGYTHGGAQVSTKHAGFIVNIDHGTASDYLAVIHHVQETVKAKFGVDLETEVRIIGRN, from the coding sequence ATGGCTAACTTAATGAATGAATTTCCGGAGATTGATATCAAGCAGGACGAACCCTTAATGAACTACACCTACACGCGCACGGGGGGACCGGCGGACTGGCTGGCCTTCCCAGAAAGCGTCGACCAGGTCAAGCAGCTGGTTGACTACGTGCGTGAACACCAGATGCCGCTGACGGTCTTGGGGAACGCCAGCAACCTGATCGTCCGCGACGGGGGAATCGATGGCTTGACGATCATCCTGACCCGGCTGAACAAGATCACGGTCAAGGACAACCAGGTGACCGCCCAGGCCGGAGCTTCCTACATTGACACGACGATTGCCGCCCGGGACCACAGTCTGACCGGCTTGGAATTTGCGGCCGGCATTCCCGGCAGTATCGGTGGGGCGGTCTTCATGAATGCTGGGGCCTACGGTGGTGAGACCCAGTTCGTGGTCACCGACGCAACGGTAATGCTGCCGGACGGGACGATCAAGCATTATGATAACCAGGGCTTGGACTTTGGCTACCGGCACAGCAGCGTCCAGGACAATCACGGGGTGGTATTAGACGCCACCTTCACCCTGAAACCGGGTAATTATGATGAAATCAAGGCCAAGATGGACGACCTCAACGAACGGCGGGCCGCCAAGCAGCCGCTGGATCTGCCATCCTGCGGGAGTGTCTTTAAGCGGCCCAAGGGCTACTTTGCGGGTAAGCTGATTCACGATGCTGGCCTGCAGGGCTACACGCACGGTGGGGCCCAGGTTTCCACCAAGCACGCTGGCTTTATCGTCAACATCGATCACGGCACGGCCAGCGACTACCTGGCAGTGATTCACCACGTCCAGGAGACCGTTAAGGCCAAGTTCGGCGTCGACCTTGAGACTGAGGTTCGGATTATCGGTCGGAATTAA
- the rbsK gene encoding ribokinase, whose amino-acid sequence MSKKVVVLGSINVDTTYHVDRFPQPGETISAKSKSSAPGGKGANQAVAAARSGAKTFFIGAVGSDSEGQYMLEALKDNDVDVHHITVDKYHGTGSAAVTLDAEGQNDIMIYGGANQAMTPDLVNDIDDVLDGADFLISQFETPQDVTLAAFKKAKGHNVTTILNPAPAHDILPELLKYTDVIAPNESECALLTGIAITDEDSMLKSADYFRKQGVKHLLITLGSKGVFYSCPGDKYGLVPAFKVHAVDTTAAGDTFIGALSSQLEDDLSNVADALVYAQRASSLTVQGMGAMPSIPTADKVKAALAEK is encoded by the coding sequence ATGAGCAAAAAAGTAGTTGTATTAGGTAGCATCAATGTTGACACGACGTACCACGTTGACCGTTTCCCACAACCAGGCGAGACGATCTCTGCTAAGAGCAAGAGCTCGGCCCCGGGTGGCAAGGGCGCTAACCAGGCCGTTGCGGCGGCTCGTTCTGGCGCCAAGACTTTCTTCATCGGTGCGGTTGGCTCCGACAGCGAAGGTCAGTACATGCTTGAGGCCTTAAAGGATAACGACGTTGATGTTCATCACATCACGGTTGACAAGTACCACGGGACCGGCTCCGCTGCCGTGACCCTGGACGCGGAAGGGCAAAACGACATCATGATTTATGGTGGTGCCAACCAGGCAATGACGCCCGACCTGGTCAACGACATTGACGATGTTCTGGATGGCGCTGACTTCCTGATCAGCCAGTTCGAAACCCCACAGGATGTCACCCTGGCGGCATTTAAGAAGGCAAAGGGACACAACGTTACCACGATCCTGAACCCGGCACCGGCTCACGACATTCTGCCGGAACTGCTGAAGTACACTGACGTGATCGCACCGAACGAAAGTGAATGTGCCCTTTTGACGGGGATTGCAATCACCGACGAAGATTCGATGCTCAAGAGCGCTGACTACTTCCGCAAGCAAGGGGTTAAGCACCTGCTGATCACCCTGGGATCCAAGGGGGTCTTCTACTCCTGCCCAGGCGACAAGTACGGTCTGGTGCCAGCATTTAAGGTTCACGCCGTTGATACCACGGCGGCCGGTGACACCTTCATCGGGGCCCTTTCATCTCAGTTGGAAGACGACCTGTCCAACGTGGCGGACGCTCTGGTTTACGCCCAGCGTGCTTCCAGCCTGACAGTTCAGGGGATGGGGGCAATGCCATCAATCCCAACGGCTGACAAGGTTAAGGCTGCCCTGGCAGAAAAGTAA
- a CDS encoding DUF1361 domain-containing protein encodes MVKRLSPTWQIRLFFWVLIILLKLFMKSPYDFMALNTFLGYVPIELSFQMHRFNDRRALAFWLLLLIWLAFYPNAPYVMTDLFHLSWLHPHTSINGILRSDPYIWLVFAIMMICALSCLLIGTITMERVARQLTNLTTPHHSWLRFVWIIIFTFLASVGIYIGRFLRLHSIYLLFTPSWFFRQLWGIWQPKMLVFAAIMTVLQLVVYWFIKICQAYK; translated from the coding sequence ATGGTTAAGCGTCTCTCACCGACCTGGCAGATCCGCCTCTTCTTCTGGGTCCTAATCATCCTTTTGAAACTGTTCATGAAATCCCCCTACGACTTCATGGCACTGAATACTTTTCTCGGCTACGTCCCCATCGAGCTCAGCTTCCAGATGCACCGCTTCAACGATCGGCGGGCACTGGCCTTTTGGCTCCTGCTCCTCATCTGGCTGGCCTTCTATCCCAACGCTCCCTACGTGATGACCGACCTCTTCCACCTCTCCTGGCTTCATCCCCACACCAGCATCAACGGCATTTTGCGCTCCGATCCCTACATCTGGCTGGTCTTTGCCATCATGATGATCTGTGCGCTCAGCTGTCTTTTGATCGGCACCATCACCATGGAGCGGGTCGCCCGCCAGTTGACGAACCTGACCACGCCGCACCACTCCTGGCTGCGCTTTGTCTGGATCATCATTTTCACCTTCCTGGCCAGCGTCGGCATCTACATCGGCCGTTTTCTGCGGCTGCATTCCATCTACCTGCTCTTCACCCCGTCTTGGTTCTTCCGTCAACTCTGGGGAATCTGGCAACCCAAGATGCTAGTCTTCGCCGCGATCATGACCGTCCTTCAACTGGTCGTTTATTGGTTCATCAAAATCTGCCAAGCCTATAAATAA
- the cdaA gene encoding diadenylate cyclase CdaA, which yields MQSITSLLTWQNLVHLIDILVIWFLIYELLILIRGTRAVQLFRGILIIILVKVISWYAGLSTVSWVMDQILNWGVIAIVIIFQPEIRRGLEHLGRGTFLSHNQSTNETEEEMIKQLDSAIQYMSKRRIGALISIQMKTGLEEYIETGIPLDADISGALLINTFIPNTPLHDGAVIIKNNRIAVAAAYLPLSDSKLIPKELGTRHRAAVGISEVTDAVTIVISEETGEVSITKDNELIRNMSQNDYLKFLRSQLCTHEPAHESVLTRIFSLFVGHGGGRHGQQ from the coding sequence ATGCAGTCTATAACTTCGCTTTTGACATGGCAAAATCTGGTTCACCTCATTGATATTTTGGTCATTTGGTTCTTGATCTATGAACTGCTGATCCTGATTCGCGGGACGCGGGCTGTCCAGCTCTTTCGTGGAATCCTGATCATCATCTTGGTCAAGGTCATCTCCTGGTATGCGGGCCTCAGTACCGTTTCCTGGGTGATGGACCAGATCCTCAATTGGGGTGTCATTGCCATCGTGATCATCTTCCAACCCGAAATCCGCCGGGGGCTGGAGCATCTGGGGCGTGGGACCTTCCTGAGCCACAACCAGTCGACCAACGAAACCGAGGAGGAAATGATCAAGCAGCTTGATAGTGCGATTCAGTACATGTCGAAGCGGCGAATCGGTGCCCTGATCAGTATTCAGATGAAGACGGGGCTTGAAGAGTACATTGAAACGGGGATTCCGCTCGATGCGGATATTTCCGGCGCCCTGTTGATCAACACGTTTATTCCGAACACGCCGCTGCACGATGGGGCTGTGATTATCAAGAATAACCGGATTGCGGTGGCGGCGGCCTACCTGCCCCTGTCCGACAGCAAGCTGATCCCCAAGGAACTGGGGACCCGGCACCGGGCGGCGGTCGGGATCAGTGAGGTCACGGATGCGGTCACGATCGTGATTTCCGAGGAAACGGGCGAGGTCTCGATCACTAAGGACAACGAATTGATCCGCAACATGTCGCAGAACGATTACCTGAAGTTCCTGCGATCGCAGCTGTGCACGCACGAACCAGCTCACGAGAGCGTTCTGACGCGAATCTTCTCGCTTTTTGTAGGACATGGAGGTGGCCGGCATGGACAACAATAA
- a CDS encoding CdaR family protein, translated as MDNNKGFFSRKWVLRLSSLILAIMLFAYVNGSKSGFLRQTTRGSNNSALMSNKSATIKMPLDITIDNSKYVVTGYPQYVKVKITGPSALVTTTTNTQNFKVYVNLGKLGPGKHQVPIKTSGLNSELKATVVPKDINVRIQQRRTVNMKVTVRVNSRNLADGYQVGRARADVSNVQVTGAQDQVSRVSRVVAYVVVPRDAKSTLERQVTLQALDKNGQILNVSIVPTTTNVTVPINSKNGDDDSSSSSSSGTDDESASNSSSGKKVQTGSSSSSIGNNTNDNTSSTESSSSQS; from the coding sequence ATGGACAACAATAAGGGCTTTTTCAGCCGTAAGTGGGTGCTGCGACTTTCCTCGTTAATTCTGGCCATCATGCTTTTTGCCTACGTTAACGGCAGCAAGAGTGGCTTTTTGCGCCAGACGACCCGGGGCAGCAACAACAGCGCCCTGATGTCGAACAAGTCGGCCACGATCAAAATGCCCTTGGACATCACGATCGATAATTCCAAGTACGTGGTGACGGGTTATCCGCAGTACGTCAAAGTCAAAATCACGGGACCGTCCGCTCTGGTAACCACCACTACCAACACGCAGAACTTCAAGGTTTACGTCAACCTCGGCAAGCTGGGGCCGGGCAAGCACCAGGTGCCAATTAAGACCAGTGGCCTGAACTCGGAGCTCAAAGCGACGGTAGTGCCGAAGGATATCAACGTCCGAATCCAGCAGCGGCGCACGGTCAATATGAAGGTCACGGTCCGGGTCAACTCGCGGAACCTGGCCGATGGCTATCAGGTTGGTCGGGCCCGGGCGGACGTCAGCAACGTTCAGGTCACCGGGGCTCAGGATCAAGTTTCACGGGTAAGCCGGGTGGTTGCCTATGTCGTTGTGCCGCGGGATGCGAAGAGCACTCTGGAGCGGCAGGTGACCCTCCAAGCCCTCGATAAGAACGGCCAAATCTTGAACGTCTCGATCGTTCCGACGACCACCAACGTTACCGTACCGATCAATTCAAAGAACGGTGACGATGACAGCTCGAGCAGCAGTTCGTCGGGGACGGATGACGAGTCCGCATCCAATTCCTCTAGCGGGAAAAAGGTGCAAACTGGCTCATCAAGTAGTAGCATAGGTAATAATACGAATGACAACACGAGCTCGACCGAATCGAGCAGCAGTCAGTCTTGA
- the glmM gene encoding phosphoglucosamine mutase, producing the protein MKLKYFGTDGVRGVANKDLSPELAFRVGRAGGYVLTRHSERKQPQVLVARDTRISGQMLENALIAGLLSVGIEVLRLGVVTTPGVAYLVRAQEADAGVMITASHNPIKYNGIKYFGGNGFKLSDDLEYEIEQLLDANTDELPRPSDKGLGTVADYHEGALKYTSFLEQTVSTDLSGLKIVVDAANGATSAFVSNLFADMNVDFTAINAKPDGLNTNLHCGSTHPEGLQKAVVENGADLGVAFDGDGDRCIAVDSEGNIVDGDKIMYICGKYLDAKGMLKKDTVVTTVMSNLGMYKALEAHGMKSVKTKVGDRYVVEEMLKNGYNLGGEQSGHIIFLDHNTTGDGMLTSLQLLSVVKESGKSLKELASDVQTYPQELLNIKVADKAAAMDNPKLKQVIATVEEKMHGDGRVLVRPSGTEPLLRIMAEAPTPELVHQYVEEIGDVARAELEVK; encoded by the coding sequence ATGAAACTGAAATATTTTGGTACCGATGGTGTTCGGGGAGTTGCAAATAAAGATTTGAGTCCGGAACTGGCCTTTCGGGTTGGCCGTGCGGGAGGCTACGTTTTGACGCGTCACTCAGAACGCAAGCAGCCCCAGGTATTAGTAGCCCGGGATACGCGGATTTCCGGCCAGATGTTGGAAAACGCCCTGATTGCCGGGCTTCTCTCCGTCGGCATTGAGGTTCTGCGGCTCGGCGTTGTGACGACGCCCGGGGTTGCCTACCTGGTTCGGGCCCAGGAAGCCGATGCCGGAGTGATGATCACGGCGAGTCACAACCCGATTAAGTACAACGGGATTAAGTACTTCGGGGGCAACGGCTTCAAGCTGTCCGACGACCTGGAATACGAAATCGAGCAGTTGCTGGATGCCAACACGGACGAGCTGCCACGGCCATCGGATAAGGGCCTCGGGACGGTGGCCGATTACCACGAAGGAGCGTTGAAGTACACCTCCTTCCTTGAGCAGACGGTTTCGACCGACCTGTCCGGCTTAAAGATCGTAGTAGACGCCGCTAACGGTGCCACCAGTGCCTTTGTCTCCAACCTCTTCGCCGACATGAACGTCGACTTTACCGCCATCAATGCCAAGCCGGATGGCCTGAACACCAACCTTCACTGTGGTTCGACCCACCCAGAAGGACTGCAGAAGGCGGTTGTTGAAAACGGCGCCGATCTTGGGGTGGCCTTCGACGGTGACGGTGACCGTTGCATTGCCGTCGACAGCGAAGGAAACATCGTTGATGGTGACAAGATCATGTACATCTGCGGCAAGTACCTGGACGCCAAGGGCATGCTGAAGAAGGACACGGTGGTAACGACTGTGATGAGCAACCTGGGGATGTACAAGGCCCTGGAGGCTCACGGCATGAAGAGCGTTAAGACGAAGGTCGGTGACCGCTACGTTGTCGAAGAAATGCTGAAGAACGGCTACAACCTGGGTGGTGAACAGTCCGGGCACATCATCTTCCTCGACCACAACACGACCGGGGATGGGATGTTGACCTCCCTGCAATTGCTGTCGGTTGTCAAGGAAAGTGGCAAGAGCCTGAAGGAACTGGCCAGCGATGTGCAGACCTACCCACAGGAGCTGTTGAACATCAAGGTTGCGGACAAGGCTGCCGCAATGGACAATCCAAAGCTGAAGCAGGTGATTGCGACGGTCGAGGAAAAGATGCACGGCGACGGTCGGGTTCTGGTTCGGCCGAGCGGGACGGAACCGCTGCTGCGGATCATGGCCGAGGCCCCGACGCCGGAGCTCGTTCACCAATATGTTGAAGAAATTGGTGATGTTGCCCGCGCCGAGCTAGAAGTTAAGTAG